CCTGCACGCGGTCGACCACGTCGATGACGTTGGCGCCGGGCGCGCGGTAGAGGATCACCAGCACGGCGCGCTTGCCGTTGGCGCGGCCGAGATTGCGCACGTCCTCGACCGAGTCGATCACGCTGCCGAGGTCGGCCAGGCGCACGGCCGCGCCGTTGCGGTAGGCCACCACCAGGTCGCGGTACTGCGCGGCGCTCGAGGCCTGATCATTGGTGTAGAGCTGAAAGCGTTGCGGGCCGAACTCGATGGCGCCCTTCGGGCTGTTGGCGTTGGCCGAGGCCAGCGCGGCGCGCACGTCCTCCAGGCCGATGCCGTAATGGAACAGCGCGGGCGGCTCGAGCTCGACGCGCACCGCCGGGTTCGCCGAGCCGAACACGTCCACCTCGCCGATGCCCTGGATCTGCGACAGCGACTGCTGCAGCACCGTGGAAGCGGCATCGTAGACGCGCGACGGCGCGGCCGTGTCGGAGGTGACCGACAGCACCATGATCGGCGAATCGGCGAGATTGACCTTCTGGTAGGTGGGATTGCTCTTGAGGCTGGCCGGCAGGTCCGCGCGCGCTGCGTTGATGGCGGCCTGCACGTCGCGCGCGGCGCCGTTCAGATCGCGGTCGAGCACGAACTGCAGGCTGATCAGCGCGTTGCCGAGCGAGCTTGTCGAGGTCATCTGCGAAACCCCCGCGATCGAGCCGAGATGCCGCTCGAGCGGGCTCGTCACGCTGGTGGCCATGGTCTCGGGGCTCGCGCCGGGCAGCGACGCGAACACCGAGATGGTCGGGAAATCGACCTGCGGCAGCGGCGAGACCGGTAGCTTCGCGAACGCGAACAGGCCCGCCAGCGCGATGCCGAGCGCGAGCAGGGTGGTCGCGACCGGACGATGGATGAACAGGCGAGACAGATTCATGCAGGGATGGCGTCTCCGGCTGCGGGGTTGGACATGCGCCCGGGCGGCCACGATCACGGCGACGAACGACCGCCGCCGGACGCCGGAACGGCATGCGGCGCCTCAACGGGCGAGCGGATTCTTGCGGATGCGTCGCCCGGACACTGCGCCGGTTCCTTCATCTCGCTTCGGTTGCCGGCCGGACAATCGAAGCCACGATGATACTGGGAATCGCCGGCGGAGCCGGTCGGGGCATCGCGGGCCCGCGGCGAGGCGCGACACGCGGCCGGCGGCGCCGTGCGGGCGACGGGCCGCTCATGCTGGATGAAAACGCGCGCCGCTCGAGCTGATCCGGGCGCCACGCAGGCTCGCCTGGCCCGGGCGCCGCTCGCGCGCCTCAGGCCCGCGCCCCCGCCGCCGGCGCCAGAACGGCCGCTTCGCCCAGCGCGTCTCCCAGCGATAGCAGGCGGCCAGATTGCGTTCACGGGCCTGCCGGTCGCCTCGGCCCGACCCGCCGGTCCCGGCAGCGCCTCCACCATGTCGAGAGCACATCGAGACTCGTTCGCGCATGCGCTTCGACGCGCCGTGCCTGGCGGCATCGCGCAATGCGGCGCGCGCACGCGCAGCGAACCGCAGGGTCGTCTGCCACCCACCCCGTGCCCATCCGGCACGCCCCCCGCCGATCGAGCGCCCATCCGCGCCATGCAAGCCGCAGCGAGCACGCGGGGCGCCCGCGCGCTGGGTGCGAAGCAACCCAGCGCGGCTTTCCCGCCGCAACGAAACCTCCAGCCAAATCAGCAGCTTGCCGACGGCGTCGCCGCATGGCACGGCCATTGCATTACCCCAGTCGCGAAACGGTTCGCCCTCGCCCGGCCTAGATGCACGGGGAAGCCGGGCCGCCGCGAACAATCGAATCGATCGCCGCGCCAGGCGCCACGCGAAGCCGTGCATGGCGCCGGGCCGGGGTCGTGCAATCACGGCGCGCTGAGCATGCTCATCGCCGGACCAATCGAACGTTTCACAAGAGTCAACAACGAACGCGAGGTGAGATCATGAGTGAAAGCGTGCAGAAGAAGCTCCTGCGTATTCGCCCTCCCCGGGTGAGGATCACGTACGACGTGGAGACGGGTGGCGCCATCGAGAAGACGGAGCTGCCGTTCATCGTCGGCATCCTGGCCGACCTGAAGGGCGAGCGCGAAGATGCGGAACACTATCCGTCGCTGAAGGAGCGGTCGATGATCGAGATCGATCGCGACAACTTCGACGACGTGATGAAGAAGATCCAGCCGCGCGCCACCTTCACGCAGCTGAAGCAGGACGACGCGGCGCTGAAGGCTCTGCTCGTGCAGGACGGCGACAACGCGCTGATCTTCCCGAACATGGAAGCGTTCGAACCGCTGAAGGTGATCAAGGCGCTGCCGTCGCTGAACGACATCTACGTCAACCGCGGCAAGATCCGCGACCTGCAGGCGCGCGCGGAAACGAGCGACCCCGTCAGCAAGGTGCTCGATGCGATGATCCAAGGCGCGGTGCTCGGCCAGGCCGCCGTGGCGGCCCAGCCCGCGGTGCCCGATCAGCCCGAGGTGCCAGCCGTGCCGGCCGTGCCGGCCGACGGCGACAAGCCGGCCGTCGAGGCGGTGCCGGGCAAGCCCGCCGTCAAGGGCACGCCGGCGGTGGCGGCCAAGGATGCCGTGCCGGCCCTGCAGGACTCGGCCGTCGAGACCGCGCTCGCGGCGCTCGCCGATCTGCGCAAGAAGGACGTCGCGGTGCCCGACGATCTGAACGTCACGAAGTTCGCGGAGCAGTTCAAGCTCTTCTACGTCGCCAGCAACGACGACGTGGCGAAGATCACCGAGGCGCGCAAGCGCGGCGCGATTGCCGTGATCGACGCGCTGATCGCCGAGATCGACAAGCAGCTCAGCGACGCGGTGTCGAGCATCATGCACTGCGACAGCTTCAAGACGATGGAGGCGACCTGGCGCGGCCTCAACTACCTGGTGATGAACACCGAGACCAGCACGACGCTGAAGCTGCGCGTGTTCGACGCCCAGAAGGAAGAGCTGCGCAGCGACATGGTGAAGGCGGTCGAGTTCGACCAGAGCGCCCTCTTCAAGATGATCTACGAGGCCGAGTACGGCACCTACGGCGGCAAGCCGTACAGCCTGCTGGTGGGCGACTACGCGATCGCCAAGACCCCGCAGGACATCGAGTTCGTCACCAAGATGGCCGAGGTGGCCGCCGCCGCCCACGCGCCGTTCCTCGCGCAGGCATCGACCGATCTGTTCAGCCTCGCGAACTTCGGCGAGCTCGACAAGCCGCGCGATCTGAAGAAGATCTTCGAGGGCGAGGAGTACGAGGCATGGCGCGAATTCCGCGACCTCGAGGACGCGCGCTACGTCACGCTCGCGCTGCCGCGCGCGCTGCTGCGCCTGCCCTACGGCATGCCCACCAAGCGCAGCACCACGCCGTGCGACGGCATCAACTTCGACGAGCGCATCGGCGCCTCGGGCAAGGACGACACGCTCTACGGCAAGGACGCCAGCGAGCCGCTCAGCTACGCGAAGCCGGCCCCGGACCATCTGCTGTGGGGCAACCCGGCCTACCTGCTCGCGCAGCGCATCACCAACGCGTTCGCGCACTACAGCTGGACGGCGGCGATCCGCGGCGAGGAAGGCGGCGGCCTGGTGGAGAACCTGCCGCTCTATACCTACACCTCCGACAACGGCAGCACCGAGCTGCTCTGCCCGACCGAGATCTCGATCACCGATCGCCGCGAGAAGGAGCTCAACGACCTCGGCTTCATCTCGCTCTGCCATTGCAAGGGCACCGGCAAGGCGGCGTTCTTCGGCGGCCAGACCACCAACCAGCCGAAGAAGTACTTCTCGGACGCGGCCAACGCCAACGCCCGGATCTCCGCGCTGCTGCCGTACATGCTCGCCGCGTCGCGCTTCGCGCATTACATCAAGGTCATCATGCGTCAGAAGATCGGCTCGTTCCAGACCCGCGGCAACGTCGAGGACTACCTCAACTCGTGGATCTCGAACTACGTGCTGCTCGACGACAACGCCTCGCAGGACGCCAAGGCCGCCTACCCGCTGCGTGAAGCGAAGGTGCAGGTGAGCGAGGTGCCGGGCGAGCCGGGCTCGTACCGCGCCGTGGTGTTCCTCAAGCCGCACTTCCAGCTCGAGGAGCTGACGACTTCGATCCGGCTCGTGGCCAACCTGCCGAAATAACTTCCGTATCTTTCATTTTCCTAGGAGTGGTCATGGATCTGATTCTCTTCCAGCCGGGCGATCAAAGCATCATGAACAGCGACGGCAGCGAGATCGACAACTCGGGCTGGACGGCCGACGGCCCGTCGGGCCTGTGCATCGAAATCGTGTCGCTGCACCAGGGCATGAAGCAGCAGGTCACCACCGACGTCAGCAACAACGCGCGGACCTCGGGCCGGCCCATCATCACCGAGTTCACGCTGGTCAAGTACGTGGACCAGACCTCGGTGAAGCTCTACGAGTACTGCCTCGGCGCCAAGCTGCTGGGCAGCGGCGCGGGCGCGCCGAGCACCATCTACATCGCCCGCGAGTCGGGCGGCAAGACGATGAACATCATCAAGATCCAGCTGAAGGACGCCCTGATCAGCGAGATCCAGCTGCAGACGCACCCGAACGACATGCCCACCGAGCAGTTCAAGCTCAACTTCACCGAAGTCATCTGGACCTACACGCAGCAGCTCAACAACATGACTGCCAAGGGGGTCAAGACGGCCGGCTGGAGTCTCGCCAAGAACATGCCGATCGGCGGCAGCTTCTCGGGGCTCGTCTGACGCGCACGGCTCGTCTTCGTCGCGCACGCAAAATCGTGGTCGCATCACCGGCAAGGAGGTCACATGCAGTTCCTGTTTGAGCGCCTGGCGGAACCTCCCTCGTTCGACGGCACGCAGACGTTCGATCTGCGCGCCGCCGTCGCCGCGCAGATCCAGCGGCTGGTCAGCGCGCGCATCACGCGCTCGGGCGGCGAACGCGATCTGCTCGACTTCGGTTTGCCGAGCGTGGTGGAGTTCGAGCTGAACAGCAAGCCGCAGCTCGAGCTGTATGCGCAGCGGCTCGCCCGCCTCATCGCCCGCTACGAACCGCGCCTGAAGTCCGCCAAGGTGCGCATCGAGGCGCACGACGAGGCGCTTTGCCCGTATCGCATCGCGATCTACGGCACGCTCGACCCCAGCAACGGCGTGGACGTGTTCCACTTCGAGCTGCCTTCCCACTGAGGCCCGCATGCAAGCCGCCACCGTCACGCTCAGCGACTGCTTCCGCGAGGAACTCGCCTCGCTGCGCACCGAGTCGGTCCAGTTCAGCGAGAAGCATCGCGAGCTGGCCCGCACGCTCGGCCTCAACGCGCGCGAGGCGAGCGACCCGCAGGTCGAGCTGCTGCTGCAGTCGTTCGCCTTTCTCGCGGCACGCCTGCGGCACCAGGTGGAACTGGACAAGGCGCGCCTGCCCAATACCCTGCTGTCGTTCCTCTATCCGCACCTGGAGGCGCCGATCCCGTCGATGCTGATCGCGCGCATCGACGTGAAGCCCGACGGCACCGACTATGCCAAGGAACAACTGCTGCAGCGCGGCCGCACCGTGAATGCGCTGACCGCCAACCAGCTCGGCCAGAACGTCGAGTGCCGGTTCCAGACCTGCTACGACACCCCGCTGCTGCCGCTGCGCATCGACGCCGTGGTGCTCGAATCGGCGAGCGAATACGCGTTCGCGGGCGCCGGCTCGTCGTCGCGCTCGGTGCTGCGGGTCCGTCTCTCGGCGGCCGGCGTCGGCACCCTGCAGTCGAAGGGGCGCGGGCCGCGCCGGCTGCGCTTCTACATCGACGACGCGCAGCCCGACGCGGTGGCGCTCTACGAGATGATCGCGCTGCACCTGGAGAGCATCCACGTGCTGCCGGCCGCGCCGCTCACGCCCGGCGCGCAGCCCCTGCGGCAGCTGCCGGCCGAGGCGCTGCGCTGGCTCGGCATGGAACCCGACGAGGCGGTGCTCAGCGCCAACCCGCACACGCACCCCGGCTATCGCCTGCTGCAGGAGTATTTCGCGTTTCCGGAGAAGTTCGGCTTCTTCGAGATCGGCCGGCTCGACGAGCTCGACTTCAGCGGCGTGAGCGAGTATTTCGACCTGCTGCTGATGCTCGACATGCCGTTCGACCCCAAGCATCATTTCTCGGCCCACTCGCTGGTGCTGAACTGCGTGCCGCTCGTCAACCTCTTCACGCAGCGCATCGAGCCGATCGCGCTCGATCACAGCGAGTACGAATACCGCGTGACGGGCGACTTCACGAATCACCGCTACTGCGAGATCCATTCGATCCGCGAGCTCGAATCGATCTCGAGCGAGGGCAAGCCGCGTCCGATCGCGCCTTACTTCGCGATGGACAACTTCGCCAGCCTGGAAGGCCAGGACTATTTCTATCTGTGCCGGCGCCTGCCGGCCACCGCCGCCAACGTCGCGGGCAGCGAGATGTTCGTCTCGTTCCTCGACCAGCAGTTCAACCTCGGCCAGCTCACCGACGAGGTGGTGGGCGGCACCGCGCTCTGCACCAACCGGCGGCTGCCGGAGCGCCTGATGTCGGGCAGCGCGCTGCACCTGGAAGGCGGCGGCCCGGTGAACCGGATCGTCGCGATGACCAAGCCGACCCAGCACCACACGCCGCCGCAGATCGGCAGCCGCCCGTGGTCGCTGGTCTCGCAGCTCGCGCTCAACCACCTCTCGCTCGACGGCGGCGCGCTCGCGCTCGCCGCGCTGAAGGACATCCTGCGGCTGCACGTCGGCCCGCATCGCGAGAGCGGCTGGAAGCAGATCGACGCGATCACCGAGCTGCGCAGCCGCAGCATCATGCGCCACGTCGGGCGCGACGGCTGGCGCGGCTTCGTGCGCGGCTCGGAGCTGACGGTGGTGATGGAGCCGATCGACATCGGCGCGGGCAGCGTGGTGCGGTTCTGCTCGGTGCTGCGCGAATTCCTGCGCGGCTACGCGAGCGTCAATCATCTGGTCGAAGTCGCGCTCGAAACGCGTAACCTGAAGGGGAGCCCCAAGCAATGGCAAGCATCGGCCGGCACCGCTATCGCACTGTAAGGGAGTCCATGCTCAGGCAATACGAGGACTTCAACGTGTTCCAGTTGATGCGCCTCATGCTGTCCGATACCGACAAGCGCCTGCCGATCGGGCGGCGCCTGCGGTTTCGCGCCGACCTGTCGGCCGCGTTCCCCGCCAGCGAGTTCACGCGCGTGGCGGCGCCGCCGCCCGTGCCGTCCGTGCCGCCCCCGGCCTCCGGGGCGCACCTCGACCCGCCGCCCGGCACTGCCGCCGCGGGCGGCGCCCCCTTGCCCGCCGCCGAGGCCGTGCCCGCCGCGCCGCGCGCCTTCGAGATCACCACCGCGAACCTGTGCGTGGCCAGCGTGAGCGGGCCGATGCCCGAGCCGTTCACCGAGTGGGCGCGCGAACTCGCGGCGCTGCGCGCGACCGCGATGGCCGACTTCTTCGACATCTTCAACCAGCGCGCCAACGTGCTGCGCTACGAGCTGAAGCAGCGCCTCACGCCGGGCCTCGACGACACGCCGCCGGAGCGCACCGAGGCGGCCGGCTGCCTGGCGGCGCTGGTCGGCCTGGGCAGCCCGCAGCTGAGCAGCCGGGTGCCGCTGCCGCAGCGCGCCTGGCTCGGCATCGCGGGCCTGCTGGCGAACCGGCGCCGGCAGGGCGCGACGCTGGTGGAGGTGCTGCGCGTGGCGCTCGGCGCGCGCGTCGAGCTGACCGAGAACGTCGGCGCGTGGCACGACCTCGACGAGCGCGACCGCTGCGCGCTCGGCCGCCGCAATCACCGGCTCGGCCAGACCAGCGTGGTGGGGCGCCGCGTGTGGGACCAGCAGGCGCGCGTGCGCCTCGAGATCGGCGTGCTCGACTACGCGGCGCTGTGCCGCCTGCTGCCGCCCGCGCCGAACCCGGCGCCGGCCGCCGTGCCCGGCCTGGCCGCGCCGGCCGCGCCCGGTTACGCGATGCTCAGCGGCCTCGTGAAGCTGCTGGTCGATCGCCTCGCCGACGTCGAGATCGTGCTGCAGGTGGACGACGCGAGCATCCCCGACGCCGGCACGCCGCTGCCCCAGCCCGCGCGCGGCACCGACGGCAGCTCGATGCGGCTCGGCCAGAGCGCCTGGCTCGCCGGCGCGCCCGCGCATCGCCACGCCACGCGGCCGGTGCGCTTTCTCATCACCACCCGCGATTCCGGGAGCCTCGCATGAGCGACCTGGCGAGCGCCGACGCGCGCAGCTTCTCCGTCAACCGGCTCGCGCCGCCCGAGCCGGCCGTCTACCTGCACTGCGCGGTGTTCATCGACCGCCACACCGTGCTCGGCGCCGAGACCTTCCGCCTGCAGAGCTTCCAGGGGCAGGAGAGCGTGTCGGAGCCGTTCGAATACCAGCTGGAGCTGGTGGCCAACTCCGACGGCGAGCGCGCGCTGCCGGTGCGCTTCGACGAGCTGATCGGCCGCGCCATCACGGTCGGCATCGGCAAGCAGATCGATCCCGACTGGAGCACCAGCCTGTTCCGCGCCGCGCTCGAGGGCGGCGTCGCGCCGGACGACACGCGGCTGTCGCTGTTCAACGGCATCGTGACGAGCTTCGCGGTGAAGAACCGCGGCACCTACGCCATCACGATGAAGCCGGCGCTGCACCGGCTCGGCCTGACCAACAACTACCGCGTGTTCCATGGCCGCACCGTCTGGGAAATGATCGAGCTGCTGCTCGACGCGCACCACGTCGCCTACGCGCCGTTCCAGCACAGCCAGCGCAACCTCGCCGTGATCCGCCGCCAGGACTGGATGCAGGCCGGCGAGACCGACCTCGAATTCCTCAAGCGGCTGATGAGCAAGGCGCTGCTGCACTTCTACTTCGTGCATTCGGGCAACGGCCACGCGCTGGTGTTCTCCAACACCGCCCAGTATCCCGAGGCGGTGCCGGGCGGCCGGCCGCTGCGCTACACCTACAGCGACGCGCGGGCGCTCGGCATGGAGCAGGAGGACGTCGTCGGCGAATTCAGCATGAAGAAGTCGATGGGCAGCACCGGCGTGCACGGCGTGCTCACGCAGCAGGACGGCGCGTGGCTCGCCAACCCGGTGGTCGAGTTCAACTCGTTCTACGCCGACGACAACCAGGACGCCAACCCGCTGCCGTTCAACCTCTACAAGAGCTACCAGTACGGCGGCAGCAAGGAGGAGGCGCAGAGCCTGTCGAGCATCACCCGCAGCACGCTCGACGGCAGCCGCCACGAGCTGTCGGGCGCCAGCAACTGCGCGCGCTTGCGCGTCGGCCACCGCTTCAGGCTGACCAGCGGCGCGGGACCCACCAACCCGGTCGAGCCGTTCCTCGAGGACGGCGCGTTCGTGCTGACCGCGGTCCAGCACCAGGCCAGCGCCGACGGCAGCTATCGCAACCAGTTCCAGGCCGGCGACGCGGCCTACCTCATCACGCCCTACTCGATCCAGGCGACCCAGCAGGGCAGCGTGCTGGCCGAGGTGGTGCCGGACCCGGCCGCGCAGGCGCAGACCGCCATCGATTTCGGCGCGCGGCAATCGTTCAGCACCGGCGGCAGCAGCTTCAGCGACGCGCTGAACGACACCGCGTACCCGCAGACCGGCGTGTACGTGCGCTTCTCGACCGCCCCGCGCGACGCGGCCCCGGTGTGGGTCAAGCTCTCCGGCGCGATGCAGACGGCGCCCACGGTGGGCTCGATCGTCGTGGTGGGACGCGCCCAGGACGAATCGGAGCTGCCGGAGATCCAGAACATCATCCAGACCAACGGCAGCCAGCTGGTGGTGCCGGGCAGCTGGCTCTCCAGCACGCGCATCGGCAACAACTACTCGACCAGCTACGGCGACAATCAGAGCATCAGCTACGGCGCCCACTCGCCCGTCGATCTCAAGCAGGCGACGCGGATCGTCACCGACGCCTATCGGAGCGGCCGCTTCGACAACACCAGCTTCTCGGAGGGCGCCGGCTACAGCTTCAGCACCTCGAGCCAGCGCGCGCCGGCCGCGAGCGCCGACAGCGGCGAGCTGTACGGCGCCGACCCGGTGGCGCCCGACATCGTGAGCGCCTCGGAATCGTTCGGCTCGACCTACGGCCGCCAGATCGGCAGCGTCAGCTACAACCATTCGCACTTCGACAAGTCGATCAGCGACGCCTGGGTGCAGACCGAGCAATCGACGCGCTACACGGGCGACAGCACCAGCGTCAGCGTCGGCCTGAGCAGCACCTCGATGGCCTCGATGGGAACCGCGTCGTCGGTCTCGGTCACCGGCACCTCGATCAGCAGCAACCTGGTCGGCGCCTCGATCTCCGCCAACTTCACCGGCTCGTCGATCAGCACCAGCATGACCGGCAGCGTGATCGACAGCTCGATCGTCGGCGACACGGTTCGCAGCTCGGTCTCCGGCAACCTGATGGAAGACAGCGTGTCCGGCAACACGGTCCGCAACACCGTCTCCGGCAACCTGGTCGAAACCAGCGAGTCCGGCAACGTCACGCGCAACTCGCTGTCGGGCGACCTGATCGAGAACACCGAGTCCGGCGACATCACGCGCGACACCATCGCCGGCGTCGTGACGGAAAACGGCGTGGTGGTGTCGCGCAACGGCGTGAAGACCGAGGGCGCCGTCGAGGAAATGGACGTGAAGGGCTCGCACAACCTCTGCGTGACGGCGGGCAGCACCACCCGCGTCGAGACCTCCGGCGCGACCTCGCAGATCACCACCACCGCCGAGATCACGCTGGTGGAAACCGCCGGCCCCGGCGCGCGCGTGTCGAACAACGACGAAACCCCGCACATCGACAACATCGTCACGCGGATCTACATGATCGAAGCCATGATCATCTTCATGTGAGCCGCGATGAAAATCATCAAACCCCAATCGCTCGGCCTGCTGCAGAAGCCCTACACCCACCTCGGCCGGCATCGGCTGTCGGTGGCCGTGATCGGCTTCTTCCCGCTCGGCCGGACCAGCGAGCGCTTCCTCGCCGAGAACCAGCAATGGCCGCACGTGCTGGCGAGCCTGCCGGCCGGCCAGCCGCTCGACGAGGCGATGCCGCGCCAGGGCGCCGAGGTGCTGCTGCTCGGCTCGGCCTACGCGCCGCAGCGCAAGGCCGCCACCAGCGTGGACGTGCAGCTGCGGCTCGACGACCGCGCCGGCCAGCCGCTCGTCAGCAAGTGCCTGTGCGTGTGCGGCGAGCGCGAATGGCGCGCGCCGGCGCTGGGCGGGCGCCGCGTCGGCCAGCCCAAGCCGTTCCTCGCGATGCCGCTCAGCTATGCGCGCGCGTTCGGCGGCGCGCGCCACGCGGCCAACCCGGCCGGCTGCGGCAGCCGTGCGTCGTGGTTCGGCAAGGGCCGCGGCGCGATGCCGAACGTCGCCTACCCGCCCAACGCGGCGGATCCCGCCTGGCGCGCCAGCGTGCCGGCCGGCTTCGGGCCGATCCCGATCGGCAACCGCGCGCGGCTGCGCAAGTTCGGCAGCTACGGCAGCCAGTGGCTCAAGCACGACGCGCCCGGCTTCGCGCGCGACCTCGACTGGAGCGTGTTCAACATGGCGCCGCCCGACCAGTGGACGAAGGCGCCGTTCCAGGGCGGCGAGCGCTACACGCTGCGGCATCTGCATCCGCAGCACGCCGAGCTGTCCGGCACCCTGCCCGGGCTGGCCGCGCGCGGCTTCGTGCTGCGCGCCGGCGAGGCGCCCGAGCAGGCCCGCGAGGTGCCGCTCGCGATGGATGCCGTCTGGTTCGTGCCCGACTACGACCTCGGCGTCGCGGTCTATCACGGCACGCTCGAGATCGGCGACGGCGACGGGCTCGACGTCGACACGCTGATGGTCGGCTACGAACACCGCGACCGCCCGAAGCCCCTGGCGCACTACCACGACGTGCTGCGGCTGCGCCTCGACCCCGAGGCGGCCCGCCTGCACGCGTTCAACGACAGCCAGCTCGCGCCGCAGCGTTCCGAGGCCGAGCAGGCGCGCCGCGCCCGCGAGCAGCAAGCGGCCGAGCAGGCCGTGCTGGCGCGCGACCAGCGCCGCCTCGACCTGCTCGACCAGCAATACTGGGCGCGCCGCGGCAAGGCCCGGCCGGCCGGCCATCAGGTCGCGCAAGCCCGGCTGCCGGCGCTCGGCCTGATGACCTCGCAGACGGCGGCCGAGGGCGACTTCGATCTGTCGGAGATCGTGCTGAAGGCCAAGGCGCTGGCGGCCGACGCCGAGCAGCGCGGCCTG
The window above is part of the Burkholderia glumae LMG 2196 = ATCC 33617 genome. Proteins encoded here:
- a CDS encoding DUF2169 family type VI secretion system accessory protein: MKIIKPQSLGLLQKPYTHLGRHRLSVAVIGFFPLGRTSERFLAENQQWPHVLASLPAGQPLDEAMPRQGAEVLLLGSAYAPQRKAATSVDVQLRLDDRAGQPLVSKCLCVCGEREWRAPALGGRRVGQPKPFLAMPLSYARAFGGARHAANPAGCGSRASWFGKGRGAMPNVAYPPNAADPAWRASVPAGFGPIPIGNRARLRKFGSYGSQWLKHDAPGFARDLDWSVFNMAPPDQWTKAPFQGGERYTLRHLHPQHAELSGTLPGLAARGFVLRAGEAPEQAREVPLAMDAVWFVPDYDLGVAVYHGTLEIGDGDGLDVDTLMVGYEHRDRPKPLAHYHDVLRLRLDPEAARLHAFNDSQLAPQRSEAEQARRAREQQAAEQAVLARDQRRLDLLDQQYWARRGKARPAGHQVAQARLPALGLMTSQTAAEGDFDLSEIVLKAKALAADAEQRGLAALAKLPARPAAAVDAAKLLADALERAARPAYDLLAPEQAGRDPQVASMLAKLAAPAADAGPKQHERHQHARDAVLKIPALRRQARRSAPKPTLAALPYPADVARRLGEQIRQWHAAGVVLAGRDLAGADLAGLDFSGADLREAMLDGADLSGAKFVGAKLQGAVLVGARLDHADFSGADLTRANLCMSSGRAISFDGAELGHAQAIDAQWPQASLRGARLGRLLGLRLACPGAVFDEADASKATLFDLAAEDSRWHAARLEKTVFMRARLTRAGFAGARLTKTVFTMSDLQASRWEGARLDGVQGGTRSIWRDAVMSGVTARNSGFAGADLSHADLEAASFLRCDFGQAELRGARLVAGLFSHCGFYASRLRMVEASGAEFYQCTCRKTDFTGARLVDAVFAQCEQTGAIPPQGVTTGSPA